In Penaeus monodon isolate SGIC_2016 chromosome 26, NSTDA_Pmon_1, whole genome shotgun sequence, the following are encoded in one genomic region:
- the LOC119589650 gene encoding uncharacterized protein LOC119589650, which yields MTYYNATHSVTVYHCATGGDHDLVFAVYRLVIVFLLPALLMSFFYARVIKALWVSTKKMTAMTRVYSTRWDSRHSISSHNSLASCSVNSGLVQPSPSAASGLAMLHAACPLKRCVHRQRSGEEVKQARKQVSQQEEGKGAGEPRKGARICQGEKVKRGKKQVSQREKVIKMLILVIILFMACWGPKIVFFVFLKNGLAQGSFKPLVYNMRVALGLLPFIHSCLNPIIYSSTPSHSSCKKGLRYDYWFESDLGARKRLEKSNAGAVQGKEVAAVA from the exons ATGACTTACTACAACGCCACTCACAGCGTCACCGTGTACCACTGCGCTACGGGTGGCGACCACGACCTGGTGTTCGCCGTATATCGCCTTGTGATTGTGTTCCTGCTGCCGGCGCTGCTTATGTCGTTCTTCTACGCCAGGGTCATCAAGGCGCTGTGGGTGTCCACCAAGAAGATGACGGCGATGACGAGGGTGTACAG CACGCGTTGGGACTCTCGCCACAGCATATCCTCACACAATTCCCTGGCCTCCTGCTCTGTCAACTCTGGCCTCGTGCAGCCGTCGCCCTCTGCCGCCTCCGGGCTGGCCATGCTTCACGCTGCCTGTCCTCTGAAGAGATGCGTCCACAGGCAGAGGTCCGGGGAGGAAGTGAAGCAAGCTAGGAAGCAGGTAAGTCagcaagaggaggggaagggagcaggtGAGCCAAGGAAAGGAGCAAGAATCtgccaaggggagaaggtgaaaCGAGGTAAAAAACAGGTGAGtcagagggagaaa GTCATCAAAATGCTGATCCTGGTCATCATCCTGTTCATGGCTTGCTGGGGCCCCAAGATCGTGTTCTTCGTGTTCCTGAAGAACGGGCTGGCTCAGGGCTCCTTCAAGCCTCTCGTCTACAACATGAGGGTGGCTTTGGGCCTCTTGCCGTTCATTCATTCCTGTCTCAACCCTATTATCTACAG CTCAACTCCCAGCCAcagcagttgtaaaaaaggcctgcgctaCGACTATTGGTTCGAGTCTGATCTCGGGGCGAGAAAACGTCTTGAGAAATCAAATGCAGGTGCAGTACAGGGaaaggaagtcgccgccgtggcataa